GGCGGCGCTGCGACCAACTACAAAGCCAAAGCGGGAGACGATCTCTCCCAGCTCTGCCTCTACTGCTTCTAACCGCAGCGCCCGCTCTATCAATTCCTCCAAATCGTCAATGATCTCAAACGGCTTCTCAATATAGTCGTAGGCTCCCATTTGGATAGCCTGTACGGCTGATCTAATGGCACTATATCCGGTCATAATGATTACTTCGCAACTGGGTTGGATATTCTTAATCTGCTGCAATAGGAAAAGCCCGTCCATGTCAGGCAGCTTAAGGTCGATCAGTGCTAGATCAAAGCTGCCCGGGCTTTCGCTGCCCTTCACTAGCTCCAGAGCCCGAGCTCCGGACTCAGATACATATACCCGGTAATTCCGTCGAGATAATAGGTGCCGAAAGAAATTAAGCACCTCTACTTCATCATCCACAACCAAAACCTGCACTTCCCGGGCCATGCCAGTTCATCCCCCATGCCCTCAGCTTTCCGGCAGCCTTGTAGGCAGCACCACCGTAAAGGCACTGCCTTCCCCCTCGCGGCTTTGCACCTCGATCCTACCTCCGTGGTTCTCGACGATGCCCAGGCTGACCGAAAGCCCCAGGCCAGTGCCCTTGCCGCGGGGCTTGGTGGTAAAGAAGGGGTTAAAGATCTTGGACAGATTCTCGGGCGCTATTCCCCGGCCGGTGTCGGCAATGGTTATAGCCAGCTCCTCGGTGGGCCGCAGGCAAGTGCTTACCTGGATGGTTTTCGGCCCCGAACCCTCCTCCACCGCATCCTTGGCATTTAAGAGCAAGTTGACTATCACTTGCTCCAACCTTTGCGGGCTGCCCCAGATATGGGGCAGAGCGCTGGCTAGCTGCTTTTCAATGATTATGCCGCCCTTCTCAATCTGGTAAGCCACCAAAGCCAGGGCTCTTTCGACCACCTGATTGATGCTCACCAGCTCCAGCTTATACTCCTCCTGGCGAGAGAAAGCCAACAGGTTTTCGATGGTGCGCTTGCAGCGAAAGCCGCAGTTCTTTATATCTTGGAGCAGCTCCGCTTGGGGGTCATTGGGGTCGAGATCCCGAAGCAGCAGCTGGGCATCTCCCAAGATCGCGGTCAAAGGGCTGTTAAGCTCGTGGGCTACCCCTGCCGCCATTTCCCCCAAGGCTACAAATCGGGAGGAGTACACCAGCTGGGTAACATCCTTGGCATAAAGAATAGCTCCGTAGAAGTGGCCCTTCTCATCAAAAGCCGGGTAGGCGAATACATCGAGAATCTCTCCCCGGGGCAAGCGCATTTGGTGAAAAGCGCGGTTGCC
This is a stretch of genomic DNA from Clostridia bacterium. It encodes these proteins:
- a CDS encoding GAF domain-containing protein, producing MLESRNLMIEKLTGIHSSKKTYYVELRRRLQEIGRRNLQLEIMNRLAKSIKVNMSLEEMLQSLAEALGEVVIFDQLGLYINQREQLQLMTSYPRENAGLSPVFPFAGDQKLISELRNGTSVVWTDNHSQPASSEGQALAARGIKSAAIIPLVSKEELLGVLLLGSGREDAYTGRDLLFLEQLGDQLVVSIQNARLYNEVVQVQRDWEKTLDAVTDMLIFIDCEHRIVRFNKALPAYVHRKGKEIAGSKCYQVLMERETRCEACPVVEASQTGNRAFHQMRLPRGEILDVFAYPAFDEKGHFYGAILYAKDVTQLVYSSRFVALGEMAAGVAHELNSPLTAILGDAQLLLRDLDPNDPQAELLQDIKNCGFRCKRTIENLLAFSRQEEYKLELVSINQVVERALALVAYQIEKGGIIIEKQLASALPHIWGSPQRLEQVIVNLLLNAKDAVEEGSGPKTIQVSTCLRPTEELAITIADTGRGIAPENLSKIFNPFFTTKPRGKGTGLGLSVSLGIVENHGGRIEVQSREGEGSAFTVVLPTRLPES